In the genome of Ignavibacteriales bacterium, one region contains:
- a CDS encoding S8 family peptidase, with product MFRFTLLIFFTFAFCAQVFSQADITTRLYDKMLDSNPNDYIKTLVMLKDQVDLERLDKQLYEEKILPAERSQIVIRALMDKAEKTQSQLIEYFTQKSNEGKVFSFRSFWIANMFAIEAKREVISELSANADVELLDLDDELDWDRPINVSPSPIENSLASEPGLNIIKANQLWALGYTGAGRLVMHIDTGVNVNHAALGPKWRGNNGAQWYHAWFDPISPASSLPFDCGSHGTHTMGIMCGMVPGDTVGVAPDAQWISAGITDCPGANYPSMNIAAFQWAMNPDSNIATTNDIPDAISCSWQDPNSNPQCTSIYVQTMNALETAGIGVVFSAGNSGPGASTITPPKNINTDEVTIMCVGNIDGALYLAGNTNPIRSTSSRGPSTCGGIGSLLIKPEVVAPGTNVRSTIPTGYGNMTGTSMASPHVGGAIALLKQVAPNLTGHQIKMALYNTAIDLGTIGEDNTYGNGLIDVYAAYQVILSQIPVELSSFSANVVRDEVHLNWSTASETNNSGFMIQKKLKSENEWSDRIFINGAGTTTEQIDYSFIDEEKNPGVYQYRLKQFDYDGTVELSDLVEVEVFSPTKYSLLQNYPNPFNPTTVIEFSLPEKAHVTLNIYNALGEFVRTLANDEAESGYYRAYFNAIDLPSGLYVYQITAVGEASTFTDSKKMMLVK from the coding sequence ATGTTTAGATTTACTCTTTTGATCTTTTTCACTTTTGCGTTTTGCGCTCAGGTGTTCTCACAGGCAGATATAACCACACGACTCTATGATAAAATGCTGGACAGCAATCCAAATGACTACATCAAAACACTTGTTATGTTAAAAGACCAGGTGGATCTTGAACGATTGGACAAACAATTGTATGAAGAAAAGATACTGCCGGCGGAACGATCCCAGATTGTTATCCGCGCTTTGATGGATAAAGCTGAGAAAACACAATCACAATTAATTGAATACTTCACACAGAAAAGTAATGAAGGAAAAGTATTTTCTTTCAGATCATTCTGGATAGCTAATATGTTTGCCATCGAAGCAAAACGTGAAGTGATCAGTGAACTCTCAGCAAATGCCGATGTAGAACTGCTCGACCTTGATGATGAACTTGACTGGGACAGACCGATAAATGTTTCGCCTTCACCAATTGAAAACTCACTCGCATCAGAGCCGGGTTTAAATATTATCAAAGCAAATCAACTGTGGGCTTTGGGTTATACTGGTGCGGGAAGACTTGTAATGCACATTGATACAGGTGTAAATGTTAATCACGCAGCGTTAGGTCCAAAGTGGCGCGGCAACAACGGCGCGCAATGGTATCATGCATGGTTCGATCCTATTTCTCCGGCAAGCTCGCTTCCTTTTGACTGCGGTTCACACGGCACACATACAATGGGTATAATGTGCGGTATGGTTCCGGGTGATACTGTCGGTGTTGCGCCTGATGCTCAATGGATATCTGCAGGAATTACGGATTGCCCCGGAGCGAATTATCCTTCAATGAACATTGCTGCTTTTCAGTGGGCGATGAATCCGGACAGTAACATTGCTACTACAAATGATATTCCTGATGCGATCAGTTGTTCGTGGCAGGATCCGAATTCCAACCCGCAATGCACAAGTATTTACGTCCAGACGATGAACGCACTTGAGACTGCGGGAATTGGTGTTGTATTCTCAGCGGGAAATTCCGGTCCGGGTGCTTCAACTATTACTCCTCCAAAAAATATTAATACTGATGAAGTTACGATAATGTGCGTCGGCAACATTGACGGCGCTTTGTACCTTGCAGGAAATACAAACCCGATCAGGTCAACATCAAGCCGCGGACCTTCAACTTGCGGCGGTATTGGTTCACTGCTAATAAAACCTGAAGTTGTCGCACCGGGAACAAATGTCCGCTCAACAATACCTACCGGTTACGGAAATATGACCGGTACATCAATGGCTTCCCCTCATGTAGGCGGAGCTATTGCTTTGTTAAAGCAGGTCGCACCGAATTTAACCGGCCACCAGATAAAGATGGCTTTGTACAACACCGCGATCGATCTTGGTACCATTGGTGAAGATAATACATACGGTAACGGGTTGATTGATGTATATGCCGCTTACCAGGTTATCCTGAGTCAGATACCTGTTGAGTTGAGTTCGTTCTCAGCAAATGTAGTCCGGGATGAAGTTCATCTTAACTGGTCAACTGCAAGCGAAACAAATAACTCCGGGTTTATGATCCAGAAAAAATTAAAATCTGAAAATGAATGGAGTGACAGAATATTTATAAATGGCGCAGGCACAACAACAGAGCAGATCGATTATTCTTTTATCGATGAAGAAAAAAATCCCGGGGTTTACCAGTACCGATTAAAACAATTTGATTATGACGGAACAGTTGAGTTGAGTGATCTGGTTGAAGTTGAAGTGTTTTCACCGACTAAATATTCTTTGCTGCAGAACTATCCAAACCCGTTTAACCCCACTACAGTAATTGAATTTTCATTGCCTGAAAAAGCACACGTAACTCTGAACATATACAATGCGCTTGGTGAGTTTGTAAGAACATTAGCAAATGATGAGGCTGAATCCGGGTATTACCGTGCTTACTTTAATGCTATTGATCTGCCGTCGGGATTATATGTTTACCAGATAACAGCAGTCGGTGAAGCATCAACCTTTACGGACAGTAAGAAGATGATGCTTGTTAAGTAA
- a CDS encoding aminopeptidase: MKLTKLDSASTIAIKDCMGVKKNESILVITDELKHEIGYSLYSNAVRLGYKALLVEMKSGKINGEEPPEAVADLMQKFDVVFCPTAKSLTHTNARRAASAKGVRVATFPGITKDVMIRGMNADYNKISKLSVKLKGILEKGKHVRVTAPAGTDISFSIAGRKSYASKGLFHAKGESGNLPTGETFLAPVEGTSNGVFVVDGSMAGLGLIKNVNIRIEVEKGYATKITGGTIAKKLKQQLDAVGKEARNIAEFGIGTNDSAKLSGILLEDEKVMGTIHIAVGNNVSMGGSVNVPIHLDGVVKKPTVYLDGKLLMKDGVLLVK, encoded by the coding sequence ATGAAACTTACCAAATTAGATTCAGCCTCAACCATTGCAATTAAAGATTGTATGGGCGTTAAGAAAAATGAATCAATCCTTGTCATCACAGATGAACTTAAACATGAAATCGGATACTCACTTTATTCCAATGCTGTAAGGCTTGGTTACAAAGCACTTCTCGTCGAAATGAAATCAGGAAAGATTAATGGAGAAGAACCACCTGAAGCAGTTGCCGACTTAATGCAAAAGTTCGATGTGGTTTTTTGTCCGACTGCAAAATCACTTACACACACAAACGCACGGAGAGCCGCTTCAGCAAAGGGTGTACGCGTTGCAACTTTTCCCGGTATCACAAAAGATGTGATGATTCGCGGGATGAATGCAGACTATAATAAGATCTCAAAACTCTCAGTAAAACTTAAAGGTATTCTTGAAAAAGGAAAACACGTTCGTGTAACTGCACCTGCCGGAACCGATATTTCATTCAGCATTGCAGGAAGAAAATCTTACGCAAGCAAAGGATTATTTCATGCAAAAGGTGAAAGCGGAAATCTTCCTACTGGTGAAACATTCTTAGCTCCCGTTGAAGGAACATCAAATGGAGTGTTTGTTGTTGATGGTTCAATGGCAGGATTAGGACTTATCAAAAATGTCAACATCAGGATTGAAGTTGAAAAAGGTTATGCTACAAAAATCACTGGCGGAACAATTGCAAAAAAACTTAAACAACAGCTCGATGCTGTAGGAAAAGAAGCGCGCAACATTGCTGAATTTGGTATCGGCACAAATGACAGCGCAAAGTTAAGCGGCATCTTACTCGAAGATGAAAAAGTTATGGGCACGATTCATATAGCTGTTGGCAATAATGTATCAATGGGCGGCAGCGTAAATGTTCCGATTCATCTTGACGGTGTAGTTAAAAAACCGACTGTCTATCTTGATGGAAAATTATTGATGAAAGATGGTGTACTGCTGGTAAAATAA
- a CDS encoding MFS transporter yields MNQSTEMKEPSKLIRWVALLLVSLAMFGNYYIYDSISPLADLLATQLKFSDSDIGLLNAIYSIPNVFMVLIGGIIIDRIGTRKSVFIFTALIAVGALVTAIKGDLFLMATGRLIFGLGAESMIVAITTIIARWFKGKQLSFAFGLNLTVARLGQFLALNSPSWGKGLYEYWQSPLWISVGAGVFAIVCILFYYAVDVYAVKKYSMPKDGEQDKIEFKEIFKFGKSFWFITALCVTFYSAMFPFQTFAIKFFQDAHGTTREVGGNLSSILTLAAMIFTPLFGLLADKIGKRSLLMMFGSLLIIPVYLMMAYQFGKPDVMGEGDFINITIKFFDIDAAIPLYLILPMSMMGIAFSLIPAVMWPSVALIVDSPKLGTAYGLMTMIQNIGLAGFNLLIGYANDVSSASATNPGGYNLGMWIFSSLGFLGLLFAFLLRKSESGPGGHGLEKGKA; encoded by the coding sequence ATGAATCAGTCGACAGAAATGAAAGAACCTTCTAAACTGATAAGATGGGTTGCATTACTGCTTGTCAGCCTTGCTATGTTCGGCAACTATTATATTTATGACAGCATTAGTCCGCTCGCTGATCTTCTCGCCACACAATTAAAATTTTCGGATTCAGATATTGGTCTGCTTAATGCTATTTACAGCATCCCGAATGTTTTCATGGTGTTAATCGGCGGAATTATTATTGACAGGATCGGGACAAGAAAATCAGTTTTTATTTTCACTGCACTGATTGCTGTCGGCGCACTTGTAACTGCAATCAAAGGTGATTTATTTCTAATGGCAACCGGCAGATTAATTTTTGGTCTTGGCGCAGAATCAATGATAGTTGCAATCACTACAATAATTGCCAGATGGTTTAAAGGAAAACAATTATCTTTTGCATTTGGTCTTAATTTAACGGTTGCAAGATTGGGACAATTCCTAGCATTAAATTCTCCTTCATGGGGAAAGGGATTATACGAATACTGGCAATCACCTTTATGGATATCAGTTGGAGCCGGTGTTTTTGCAATAGTCTGCATACTATTTTATTACGCTGTTGATGTTTACGCTGTAAAAAAATATTCAATGCCTAAAGACGGTGAGCAGGATAAAATTGAATTTAAAGAGATATTCAAATTTGGAAAATCGTTCTGGTTCATCACCGCACTGTGCGTAACGTTTTACTCTGCGATGTTCCCATTCCAGACTTTCGCTATTAAATTTTTTCAGGATGCACACGGTACAACAAGAGAAGTCGGTGGAAATCTTTCAAGCATACTTACATTAGCCGCAATGATATTCACACCGTTGTTTGGATTGTTAGCTGATAAAATTGGGAAGAGATCTTTGTTAATGATGTTCGGTTCACTTCTGATAATTCCTGTTTATTTGATGATGGCTTACCAGTTTGGTAAACCAGATGTAATGGGTGAGGGTGACTTCATCAACATAACAATAAAGTTTTTTGATATTGATGCAGCAATACCTCTTTACTTAATTCTTCCAATGAGTATGATGGGTATTGCATTTTCACTTATACCTGCTGTAATGTGGCCGTCAGTTGCATTAATTGTGGATTCACCAAAGCTAGGTACGGCCTATGGGTTGATGACGATGATACAGAATATCGGTCTGGCAGGATTCAATTTATTAATTGGTTATGCAAATGATGTATCAAGTGCGAGTGCAACAAACCCCGGTGGCTACAATCTTGGCATGTGGATATTTTCTTCACTGGGATTTCTAGGATTGTTGTTTGCATTCCTTTTAAGAAAATCTGAAAGCGGACCCGGTGGACATGGTCTTGAAAAAGGGAAAGCGTAA
- a CDS encoding aminoacyl-histidine dipeptidase: protein MGNILGHLNPAIVWNQFEEITRYPRPSKQEEKIAEYVVNFGKSLGLQTEKDKFGNIVIRKPATPGKENLKTVTLQGHIDMVCEKNRGVEHDFENDPLDIYIDGEWVKARGTTLGADNGIGVAAALAVLESKDIEHGPIECLFTLDEETGLTGASSLKKGWLKGDILINMDSEEEGSLYIGCAGGVNTQANFKLKQEKTPRNYSAFELKVEGLKGGHSGLEIHSGLGNAIKILARLLWMYGKDKTVRVASINGGNKHNAIPREAYAVVLVPKADEKHFKKYVGKYNETVKAEYVSVEPDMIVHLEKFQAPEKVMDEKLQRHLLNALYAVPHGVIKMSPDIAGLVETSTSLAVITTEAKRINIVTSQRSSVASEINDIRNMVSSVFTLAGAEIVYNDGYPGWQPDIHSGVLQVFKQSFENLYGKEPEVKAIHAGLECGIIKEKYPNMDMISFGPTMFGVHSPDERLKIDTVPKFWEQLTTVLKNIPTV, encoded by the coding sequence ATGGGAAACATATTAGGTCATCTAAATCCCGCTATCGTCTGGAATCAGTTTGAAGAAATCACAAGATACCCGCGTCCTTCAAAACAGGAAGAAAAAATCGCCGAGTATGTTGTGAATTTTGGAAAAAGTTTAGGATTGCAGACCGAAAAGGATAAATTCGGAAACATAGTTATCCGCAAACCCGCAACACCAGGTAAAGAAAATCTGAAAACAGTAACACTGCAGGGACACATCGATATGGTGTGCGAAAAGAACCGCGGTGTTGAACACGATTTTGAAAATGACCCGCTTGATATTTATATCGATGGTGAATGGGTGAAAGCAAGAGGAACCACACTCGGCGCTGACAACGGAATAGGTGTAGCAGCAGCACTTGCAGTTCTTGAATCAAAAGATATTGAACACGGACCTATCGAATGTCTGTTCACTCTTGATGAAGAAACCGGGTTAACCGGCGCATCAAGTTTGAAAAAAGGCTGGCTGAAAGGTGATATCCTTATCAATATGGACTCTGAAGAAGAAGGTTCACTTTACATAGGCTGTGCAGGAGGAGTTAACACTCAGGCAAACTTTAAATTGAAACAGGAAAAAACCCCAAGAAATTATTCAGCTTTTGAATTAAAAGTTGAAGGATTAAAAGGCGGTCACTCAGGATTGGAAATTCATTCAGGTCTTGGCAATGCAATAAAAATCTTAGCAAGACTTTTATGGATGTACGGAAAAGATAAAACCGTTCGCGTTGCTTCGATCAATGGCGGCAACAAACACAATGCTATTCCGAGAGAGGCTTATGCGGTAGTTCTTGTTCCAAAAGCTGATGAAAAACATTTTAAGAAATATGTCGGCAAGTACAATGAAACAGTAAAAGCAGAATATGTTTCAGTTGAACCGGATATGATAGTTCATCTTGAAAAATTCCAGGCTCCTGAAAAAGTTATGGATGAAAAGCTCCAGAGACACTTACTGAATGCTTTGTATGCTGTGCCTCACGGAGTAATAAAAATGTCTCCTGATATTGCGGGATTAGTAGAGACCTCAACAAGTCTTGCAGTTATTACAACCGAAGCTAAAAGAATAAACATCGTTACAAGTCAGAGAAGTTCCGTCGCATCGGAAATAAATGATATACGCAATATGGTATCATCAGTATTCACACTTGCCGGTGCTGAGATTGTTTATAATGATGGTTACCCGGGATGGCAGCCTGATATTCATTCAGGAGTTTTACAGGTGTTCAAACAGTCATTTGAAAATCTTTACGGAAAAGAACCGGAAGTAAAGGCTATTCACGCAGGACTTGAATGCGGAATCATAAAAGAAAAATATCCGAATATGGATATGATCTCTTTCGGACCAACAATGTTCGGCGTTCACTCACCGGATGAAAGATTAAAGATCGATACTGTTCCAAAATTCTGGGAACAGTTGACAACCGTTCTAAAAAATATTCCGACCGTTTAA
- a CDS encoding PqqD family protein: MSELSFSERKKILKNSNTLDMTPVKLHKEEVDEADLVTVLIPKFKNKFAVKFISPKLKSDVFRIKLDKLGSFVWMKMDGKNKVHQIVKEASEKFKDEIQPAEERVSKFLFQLYEQRLISFNELNR, translated from the coding sequence ATGTCAGAACTTTCATTCAGCGAACGAAAAAAGATTTTAAAAAACAGCAATACACTGGACATGACCCCGGTCAAACTTCATAAAGAAGAAGTTGATGAAGCGGATCTTGTCACAGTGCTTATACCAAAATTCAAAAATAAATTTGCTGTTAAGTTTATTTCACCAAAACTTAAAAGTGATGTGTTCAGGATTAAGCTTGATAAACTTGGTTCTTTCGTATGGATGAAAATGGATGGAAAAAATAAAGTTCATCAAATTGTTAAGGAAGCATCTGAAAAATTTAAAGATGAAATTCAGCCCGCTGAAGAAAGAGTAAGCAAATTTTTGTTTCAGCTTTATGAACAAAGACTAATATCATTTAACGAATTAAACAGATAG
- a CDS encoding oligopeptide transporter, OPT family, with protein MSEKKPFVPFVSPETNMAEFTIRALIIGLVLAVVLGAANAYLGLKAGMTIAATYPAAVIGMALIKLMKGSILEENFTRTVGSIGESIAAGAIFTLPAFFIAGIWNPFYTTANYMISAAIMVAGGILGIMFVALLRRVMVEDVELPFPESVAAAEIHKAGRHGAGGSKFLFSAMGIGALIQSLGQFKLFATSWTSLITLGNGHVLFRSPDVSPAYMGVGYIIGPRLAALNFSGGVLAWGLLAPIIAYFKYLNGAEVTPDFDWSTAMVQVWKDYVRPIAIGGMLVGASFTLWKMRKSLMTGIARSIGDVKKAASGVSVDVQRTEKDISFKWVMIGILGTAVATFFIYNYFAQDIAAALVATIVMIIAGFFFAAVSGYLVGIIGSSNNPISGLTLSTLVVAAILMVALGMKGMQGVAAVLGVAAVVCVAAAVAGEMLQDLKAGHILGGTPWKMQLGDIIGVVVSAAIMFIPLLILHEGDIKSGGTGFGGDKLPAPQASLMAILSNGIVAGQMEWILIFTGMLMGVGFIMMNVKSPMLVSVGMYLPLGTTFAIFVGGLIKGVVERINEKKKFNDAQKSRVENNGILIAAGLIAGEALIGLLFAGFAFFEVPLFSFFAEPTFIISLVVFAFIAWLLIKIPVNNAGKPDDPAPPQVSM; from the coding sequence ATGAGCGAAAAGAAACCCTTCGTACCTTTCGTTTCCCCTGAGACAAACATGGCGGAATTTACAATTCGTGCTTTAATCATCGGTTTAGTTTTGGCTGTGGTGCTTGGTGCCGCCAATGCATACCTCGGACTGAAAGCAGGAATGACGATAGCAGCAACTTATCCTGCTGCAGTTATAGGTATGGCTCTCATCAAATTAATGAAGGGCTCAATCTTAGAAGAAAACTTTACAAGAACAGTTGGTTCAATCGGTGAATCAATCGCCGCAGGTGCCATCTTTACATTACCGGCATTTTTTATTGCAGGAATATGGAATCCATTCTATACAACTGCAAACTATATGATATCTGCAGCTATTATGGTTGCGGGCGGTATTCTCGGAATTATGTTCGTTGCACTTTTGAGAAGAGTAATGGTTGAAGATGTTGAATTACCTTTCCCTGAATCAGTTGCGGCAGCAGAAATCCACAAAGCAGGAAGACATGGAGCAGGCGGTTCAAAATTTTTATTCAGTGCAATGGGTATCGGAGCGCTGATACAGTCACTCGGTCAATTTAAATTATTTGCAACTTCGTGGACATCACTTATAACATTAGGCAACGGTCACGTTCTTTTCAGATCGCCTGATGTAAGTCCCGCATATATGGGTGTCGGTTACATTATCGGTCCGCGCCTTGCAGCTTTAAACTTCAGCGGCGGTGTTTTAGCATGGGGTTTACTTGCACCAATCATAGCGTACTTCAAATATTTAAACGGCGCCGAAGTTACACCTGATTTTGACTGGTCAACAGCTATGGTTCAGGTATGGAAAGATTATGTAAGACCGATAGCAATCGGCGGAATGCTTGTCGGTGCATCATTCACTCTCTGGAAGATGAGAAAAAGTTTAATGACCGGTATCGCAAGATCAATCGGTGATGTTAAAAAAGCAGCTTCCGGTGTTTCCGTTGATGTACAAAGAACCGAAAAAGACATCAGCTTTAAATGGGTGATGATCGGAATTCTCGGTACAGCAGTCGCTACATTTTTCATTTACAATTATTTCGCGCAGGATATTGCTGCAGCGCTTGTCGCAACAATTGTTATGATCATCGCGGGATTTTTCTTTGCCGCAGTATCAGGATACCTTGTCGGTATAATCGGTTCAAGTAACAACCCTATAAGCGGACTGACACTTTCAACATTAGTTGTTGCAGCTATCCTTATGGTTGCACTCGGTATGAAAGGTATGCAGGGAGTAGCAGCAGTTCTCGGAGTTGCAGCCGTTGTATGCGTTGCAGCCGCAGTTGCGGGTGAAATGCTTCAGGACTTAAAAGCCGGACACATACTTGGCGGTACACCATGGAAAATGCAGCTTGGTGATATTATAGGTGTTGTTGTTTCCGCGGCAATTATGTTCATACCTCTATTGATACTTCACGAAGGTGATATCAAATCAGGCGGAACAGGATTTGGCGGAGATAAACTACCGGCGCCACAGGCAAGCTTGATGGCAATCTTATCAAACGGTATTGTTGCCGGACAAATGGAATGGATACTCATCTTTACAGGAATGTTAATGGGTGTCGGCTTTATTATGATGAATGTTAAAAGCCCGATGCTTGTTTCTGTTGGTATGTATCTTCCGCTCGGAACTACATTCGCAATATTTGTCGGCGGTTTAATAAAAGGTGTTGTTGAAAGAATAAATGAAAAGAAGAAATTCAACGATGCTCAAAAATCAAGAGTTGAAAATAACGGAATACTCATCGCCGCAGGACTTATTGCCGGTGAAGCATTAATCGGACTTCTGTTTGCAGGATTTGCATTCTTCGAAGTTCCGTTATTCAGTTTCTTTGCTGAACCGACATTTATAATAAGTCTGGTAGTGTTTGCATTTATTGCATGGCTCTTAATAAAAATACCTGTTAACAATGCAGGCAAACCGGATGATCCGGCTCCGCCTCAGGTATCAATGTAA
- a CDS encoding TIGR02757 family protein, with translation MNHKTLKQKLEYHFKAFDKTQIEPDPLQFLHLYKKENDIEVMGFLSSIFAYGNVKQILNTLNALNSFLQPVPYKHIIALNSRYKINLKHRFYSEADVNALFILLNKTIKKHGSLKELFLNGYTSSDVNVKNGITNFSQYFLEEYLRLFGKPTHGIKFMFPSPEKGSACKRMNLFLRWMVRKDELDFGIWNEIPADKLIIPVDTHIAKISKHLKLTSQKNVSWKMAEEITHNLKKFDADDPVKYDFALCHIGMRKIKF, from the coding sequence ATGAATCACAAAACCCTCAAACAGAAACTCGAATATCACTTTAAAGCTTTCGACAAAACACAGATCGAACCTGACCCACTGCAGTTTCTTCATCTATATAAAAAAGAAAATGACATCGAAGTAATGGGATTCCTGTCATCAATATTTGCTTATGGAAATGTAAAGCAGATTTTAAATACTCTAAACGCGCTTAACAGTTTTCTACAACCGGTTCCTTATAAACATATCATCGCATTAAACAGTCGATATAAAATTAATCTCAAACATAGGTTTTACTCTGAAGCGGATGTTAATGCACTTTTTATTTTGCTCAACAAGACAATCAAAAAACATGGCTCACTTAAAGAATTATTTCTTAATGGATATACCTCATCTGATGTAAATGTAAAAAACGGGATTACAAATTTTTCCCAATATTTTTTAGAAGAATACTTAAGATTATTTGGAAAACCCACTCACGGAATTAAATTTATGTTTCCTTCACCCGAAAAGGGAAGTGCGTGTAAGAGAATGAATTTATTTCTTCGATGGATGGTTCGTAAAGATGAACTCGATTTTGGAATATGGAATGAAATTCCCGCTGACAAACTTATCATTCCTGTCGATACGCATATTGCAAAGATCAGCAAACATCTTAAGCTCACATCTCAAAAAAATGTAAGCTGGAAAATGGCTGAAGAGATAACTCATAATTTAAAGAAGTTTGATGCCGATGATCCTGTAAAGTATGATTTTGCTTTGTGTCACATTGGAATGCGCAAAATAAAGTTCTGA
- a CDS encoding T9SS type A sorting domain-containing protein, translating into MNFLQTTFSVLCFSLILTSIIFAQYPNVRVSSVGFNDPEEVTIAINPVNPNILAAGANINYFYRSTNGGTTWIQNELSSTLGVWGDPVVIFDSLGYLYYSHLSNPISGYWIDRIVIQRSTDHGISWNDGAGVGYTYPKNQDKEWLAVDLTRSPYRGNIYTSWTEFDDYGSSSSADSSRILFSRSTDQGITWSTPLRLSERGGNCIDSDETVEGAVPAVGPNGEIYVSWAGPLGIVFDKSTNGGVTFGSDIFVNSMPGGWDFNVPGIYRCNGMPITACDISFSPNRGNIYICWGDQRNGTTNSDVFMSKSTDGGNTWSAAKKVNDDVTDRHQFFPWMTVDPKTGIIYVVFYDRRNTTGSATDVYVARSIDGGETFMNFKVSESPFTPSSGIFFGDYSNIAAFNGMVYPIWMRLDGSSLSVWTAIINDSSYILPVELSEFTSGIDNGSVNLFWRTSSELNNRGFEVQRASILKSKQGGSTEYITIGFVEGKGTTSQNNSYSFADKPENSGVYKYRLKQIDYNGDVNYSEEIEINLIVGNSFKLDQNYPNPFNPVTTISYQLPEASYVTLKVYDVLGEEILTLVNKEQNSGVHEVSLDAGRLTSGIYLYKIQAGAFEQTRKMILLK; encoded by the coding sequence ATGAATTTTTTACAAACAACATTTAGTGTGCTTTGCTTCTCGCTTATCCTCACTTCAATAATATTTGCGCAATACCCTAACGTCCGTGTAAGCAGTGTTGGATTTAATGATCCGGAAGAAGTAACCATTGCGATAAATCCTGTTAATCCCAACATACTTGCGGCGGGAGCCAACATTAATTATTTCTACCGCTCAACAAACGGCGGCACAACCTGGATACAGAATGAACTTAGTTCAACGCTCGGTGTTTGGGGTGACCCTGTTGTGATATTTGATAGTCTTGGTTACCTGTACTATTCTCATCTTTCAAATCCTATCAGCGGTTACTGGATTGACAGAATCGTAATCCAGCGCTCAACGGATCATGGTATCAGCTGGAATGATGGCGCGGGTGTTGGTTATACGTATCCTAAAAACCAGGATAAAGAATGGCTTGCTGTTGATTTGACCCGTTCACCTTACCGCGGAAATATTTATACATCGTGGACAGAGTTTGATGATTACGGAAGTTCATCCTCTGCAGACAGTTCACGAATTTTATTTTCAAGATCTACCGATCAGGGAATTACCTGGTCAACCCCGCTTAGACTAAGTGAACGCGGTGGCAATTGTATTGACAGCGATGAAACAGTAGAGGGCGCTGTTCCTGCGGTGGGACCAAACGGTGAAATTTATGTAAGCTGGGCTGGACCGTTAGGAATTGTTTTTGATAAATCAACTAATGGCGGAGTTACTTTCGGTTCAGATATTTTTGTTAACAGTATGCCGGGCGGCTGGGATTTTAATGTTCCCGGAATTTACCGCTGTAACGGAATGCCAATCACCGCGTGTGATATTAGCTTTTCTCCCAACCGCGGAAATATTTATATCTGCTGGGGAGATCAGAGAAACGGTACAACTAACTCCGATGTGTTCATGAGCAAATCAACTGACGGCGGAAACACATGGTCAGCAGCGAAAAAAGTTAATGATGATGTTACTGATCGACATCAGTTTTTTCCATGGATGACCGTTGATCCCAAAACCGGAATTATCTATGTAGTTTTTTATGACAGGAGAAACACAACAGGATCAGCAACAGATGTTTATGTTGCAAGATCAATTGACGGCGGTGAAACTTTTATGAACTTTAAAGTAAGTGAATCTCCATTTACTCCAAGTTCAGGAATTTTCTTTGGTGATTACTCAAACATTGCCGCATTTAACGGAATGGTTTACCCTATATGGATGCGGCTTGACGGAAGCAGTCTGAGTGTGTGGACTGCAATAATAAATGATTCCAGTTATATACTTCCCGTTGAGTTAAGCGAATTCACTTCAGGTATTGATAACGGTAGTGTTAATTTATTCTGGCGCACCTCTTCTGAATTAAATAACAGGGGATTTGAAGTTCAAAGAGCTTCAATCTTAAAATCAAAACAGGGTGGTTCAACTGAATACATCACGATAGGCTTTGTTGAAGGCAAAGGAACGACATCACAGAATAACTCTTATAGTTTTGCTGACAAACCTGAAAACAGCGGAGTTTATAAGTACAGGTTAAAGCAAATCGATTATAATGGTGATGTAAACTATTCAGAAGAAATAGAAATTAATCTCATAGTCGGCAATAGTTTTAAACTTGATCAGAATTATCCCAACCCGTTTAACCCTGTAACTACAATAAGCTATCAACTGCCGGAAGCTTCTTACGTTACTTTGAAAGTATATGACGTACTGGGAGAAGAAATACTGACATTGGTAAACAAGGAACAAAATTCCGGTGTACACGAGGTCAGTCTCGATGCTGGCAGACTAACCAGCGGAATTTATCTTTATAAAATTCAGGCAGGTGCGTTTGAACAGACAAGGAAAATGATTCTGTTGAAATAG